The Capsicum annuum cultivar UCD-10X-F1 unplaced genomic scaffold, UCD10Xv1.1 ctg13165, whole genome shotgun sequence genomic sequence TATTCGTAAGGTATGTATACTCATATCCTCATGCCTTCATGATTTTCTATTGTTTATGTGCATATATTGTTTTGCTTATTGAGTCTTTGTTACTTCTTCTCTGTTTTTGTATTGTTTAACAATTTAACGTAGTGTATGGAGAATcgaaaatttaaaagttttccATGTTTTTTTTGCGATTGAACacattgagatttttttctttttttaatttttcattgggTATTCGGTACCCGCATTGAAGCCTTACTAATTCAGATTCGTACTGCATAAATCTTtctttttaagttgagggttggTCTGTCCGAAATCAGCCTTTCTTGATATTTAATTGAAATACAATTCAGTGATTTATTTGTCAGAATATATTTGGAACATCTCCTGATTCAGGATCTactggaaacaacctctctattttgTGTGAGGTaatggtatgaactgcgtacactttacacTTTTCAAATCCTCTTTGTTGGAATACACTGTATTgctgttgtttttgttgtatattTAGAACGTCAAGCAATAGATATTTATCAATGTTATTGTGCAAGAGATGTACTCTTTTTATTATCTACAGATAGATTTTGAACAAAATCCTTATGCAAGggagaatttagaaaaaaaaccCTGGATAATGGAGCTTAGGAATCAGGTCAGCTCCTTCATATTGTTTCTAGGGTATTTACTTATATGTAAAAGCATTTGTAACATTTTAGCATTAAAGCATTGactttggaaaaaaaattctgTGCACCCTCTTTTATTGTTTAGTGTAGAATCATCCGTACAACTGAATTGGTTGTTGCTCAAGAAAAGATGCATGAGCTGGAAAGGAGGAAAGAAGAGCTTCTGACGTTTTACTCTCCTGTATCACTTCTCCATCAGCTACAAGGTAAATAGTGGAAGCACATAAAGCTTGTATACTTTTTCCTCTCTCTTTGATTGTTTGTTATTCTTTTTACATCGGGTAAAATAATTTGAAGTACAATTACAGATTAATATGATAATAGGAGACTTCTAAGGTACTTGCATCACGATGTTCTAACTTGAACAAGTTGAACTAAGGGTCCAGTAAGAGTTGAGTCAGCACTTAAAGGATATGTCAAAAGAAACTTTTCAGTTCTAGACATGTAGAGCTTGACACACAGATTGCTTTGTTGTCTCGTTCGTGGTGCATGATGGATCTGACGTCTGAGTAGTTCAGTGTCTATGTCAAACTCTTACTATGTCGCCAATGCACAATTGCAGCTTTACATAATGCTCAACTTCCTTTTATAGAGCAATCTTCACTGGTGTCCACTTGATATACTTCGATAAAtatgcttattttcatcaaaCTTGCTAAAAAACATTAGTTTCCTTTCACTCTGCTCCattatttagttttctttttgGATTAGTACACTCTATACCATTTTTCATTATGTCCCAATGAAAAAGTTCCATCCATATGAAAGTTTTCATCAGATTGTGTATGAGTCTTCTCTCTATTTTTTAAGCGTGAATTTAATTCTATCCGCTCTTAATGAAGGAGCTCAATACAGAAACTCTATGTAATGAGGCAACTATATATAacagaaaattttaattttaatagttTGTGCTCAATTTTGTATCATATTGCTACTCTCTTTGTCATGGTGTTATGTTTTGGAATGGAGGGCGGAGAATATGGGGATTGGTTTGTAAATCAAGAATGATTTTACAATTTAAAGTGTCTTACCATATGCTGTTTTCTACACAGAAGTTCCTAAATGATTTTTTGATATATGTGGAACTCTGGttgatatatgatttttttatatatagacgTTGCAATTAATACAATTTTTGAGATATCAAATTGAAGTGCCCTTAGAATATTGAACGGATGGTTAAaggattgattttgttcttgCTGATGGGATTAGATAACTGAAATGATCATACTTGTCAGCAAAAGAATGTCAGTTTACTGATGTATTGTTACAATTGATACAGATGGCATGAAGAAAATGGAGGAC encodes the following:
- the LOC124890170 gene encoding vacuolar protein-sorting-associated protein 37 homolog 1-like; the protein is NIFGTSPDSGSTGNNLSILCEIDFEQNPYARENLEKKPWIMELRNQCRIIRTTELVVAQEKMHELERRKEELLTFYSPVSLLHQLQDGMKKMEDESEASLGQLLDREIDHADVASSL